A portion of the Streptomyces rishiriensis genome contains these proteins:
- a CDS encoding MFS transporter — MSTSTQGELSPFSSTEFRATWLAELLSYFGDQLARVALAILVFDHTNSAALTGLAYALTYVPSVLGALALSAIADRRPRRSVIILVDASRAVVVGAMAIPGMSLPGLCALVSVMSFLGGPYKAAQLALLRDILDSKQYPVAMSIRQVTTQAAQILGFAGGGFISSVLTPQVCLVFNSATFFASCSLYLCFVVKRASPGAVKSAGSVASTTRLLWEEPRRRAIFLTTFLGFFYIAPEAVAAPYVSALGYGKIWVGALLASTGIGAVVGLWAFHRFVPKDLYAAYLPIICFTAGLPLIALCIQGGGIYLAMMAFALSNALWCIQVVISVSTLIELLPDSKRAQGMGVSSAMNLTAQGLGTAFAGGLSELRSPAFALVFAGTSSIFFALWPGLLWIRADRERLPDHLPEPVPLDRKV, encoded by the coding sequence ATGTCGACCTCTACACAGGGTGAGCTCTCCCCGTTTTCGTCGACAGAGTTTCGTGCGACCTGGCTCGCCGAGCTTCTTTCGTACTTCGGCGATCAGCTTGCACGGGTCGCTCTGGCGATTCTGGTTTTTGATCACACGAATTCTGCAGCCTTGACAGGCCTCGCCTACGCGTTGACGTACGTGCCGAGCGTTCTGGGCGCACTGGCACTTTCTGCCATTGCAGACAGACGGCCCCGCCGCTCAGTGATTATCCTCGTGGATGCCTCCCGTGCCGTAGTTGTCGGGGCAATGGCAATTCCCGGCATGTCGCTTCCTGGTTTGTGCGCTCTCGTCTCTGTCATGTCTTTCCTGGGCGGACCTTACAAAGCGGCACAGCTTGCACTGCTACGTGACATCCTGGATTCCAAACAATACCCAGTTGCGATGTCGATCAGGCAGGTCACCACACAGGCCGCTCAGATTCTCGGCTTTGCGGGCGGCGGGTTTATTTCTTCGGTGCTCACGCCGCAAGTGTGCCTCGTTTTTAATTCCGCCACGTTCTTCGCATCATGCTCGCTTTATCTGTGCTTCGTCGTAAAACGGGCATCTCCCGGTGCAGTGAAATCCGCTGGATCCGTGGCGAGCACCACCCGGCTCCTGTGGGAAGAGCCGCGCCGACGCGCTATTTTCTTGACTACGTTTCTAGGATTCTTCTATATAGCTCCCGAAGCTGTCGCGGCTCCGTACGTCAGCGCACTCGGTTACGGAAAAATATGGGTGGGAGCTTTGCTGGCCAGCACCGGCATCGGAGCGGTGGTAGGGCTATGGGCGTTCCATCGCTTTGTGCCGAAGGATCTCTACGCGGCATATCTGCCGATTATATGCTTTACGGCCGGCCTTCCGCTGATTGCCCTGTGCATACAGGGGGGCGGAATATACCTTGCCATGATGGCGTTCGCTCTCAGCAACGCACTGTGGTGCATACAGGTAGTGATATCGGTATCGACTTTGATTGAGCTGCTACCTGACAGCAAGCGGGCCCAGGGTATGGGCGTCTCCTCTGCCATGAATCTCACCGCCCAGGGCCTGGGGACAGCGTTCGCGGGCGGTTTGAGCGAATTGCGCAGCCCTGCCTTCGCATTGGTTTTCGCGGGAACTTCATCAATCTTCTTTGCTCTTTGGCCCGGACTTCTGTGGATCAGAGCAGACAGAGAGCGACTGCCTGACCACCTCCCGGAACCCGTTCCTCTTGATCGGAAGGTGTGA
- a CDS encoding type IV secretory system conjugative DNA transfer family protein: protein MSARPRPTGNELAPWAIVAVAGVALVMFGITWLGGTLGAVATGAGWNPPPFALSTFTRLVGQGPGRLWPHAAPWAVYAGIVTAFAAVAVLAVPVLSRLIGRTRKGTGLAGVRELASLAPEGIAARARDLRPSLKGVKELSGDDTGNLLGDLAPGGPELRSSFEDVELDLMAPRAGKSTGIAIPRVLRARGAVLLTSNKSDVYSVTRAERAKTGRVWTFDPQGIAHAPREMWWDMLADCVTIEGARRLAGHFVASVNDDSSKKDFWISAAQNTLTALFLAASGGRAQITDLLAWLADPADRTPIDLLRDKGMHALAEQLQGTVRGAVETRDGIYETARQCVSCLLDPEILAWVTPDPDLPEFRPHDHVLTRDTLYLLSKDGGGSAAGVIAGLADGTMRAGVMAAERMGGRLDPPMTAVLDEAANVCRISDLPDLYSHLGSRGINVVTLLQSYRQGSRVWGEAGMDALWSAATIKLLGAGLDDADFVDKVSKLVGQHEVSTLSTSRSKDGTSRSVSYRLDPILPPDRIRALPKGTALLLATGVKPALIRLRPWYKEPGAGAISAAAAAEAEAITRRAALKWAGHGIEH, encoded by the coding sequence ATGAGTGCCCGCCCCAGACCGACGGGCAACGAACTCGCCCCCTGGGCGATCGTCGCCGTCGCCGGCGTCGCCCTCGTCATGTTCGGGATCACGTGGCTGGGCGGCACGCTCGGGGCCGTCGCGACCGGGGCGGGCTGGAACCCGCCGCCGTTCGCCCTGTCGACCTTCACGCGACTGGTGGGCCAGGGACCCGGCCGCTTGTGGCCGCACGCCGCACCATGGGCCGTCTACGCGGGCATCGTGACCGCGTTCGCCGCCGTCGCCGTCCTCGCCGTCCCGGTGCTCAGCCGCCTCATCGGGCGCACCCGTAAAGGCACGGGGCTGGCGGGCGTGCGCGAGCTGGCCTCGCTGGCTCCCGAAGGGATCGCCGCTCGAGCCCGCGATCTGCGCCCCTCGCTCAAGGGGGTCAAGGAACTCAGCGGCGACGACACGGGCAACCTGCTCGGTGACCTGGCCCCCGGCGGGCCCGAACTGCGCTCCTCGTTCGAGGACGTCGAACTCGACCTCATGGCGCCGCGCGCCGGGAAATCCACGGGCATCGCGATACCGCGTGTGCTGCGGGCCCGCGGCGCGGTTCTGCTGACGTCCAACAAATCCGACGTCTACTCCGTCACCCGGGCCGAACGCGCCAAGACGGGCAGAGTGTGGACCTTCGACCCGCAGGGCATCGCGCACGCACCCCGGGAGATGTGGTGGGACATGCTGGCCGACTGCGTCACCATCGAGGGCGCCCGCCGCCTGGCCGGCCACTTCGTCGCCTCCGTCAACGACGACTCCTCGAAGAAGGACTTCTGGATCTCTGCGGCGCAGAACACCCTCACCGCGCTCTTCCTCGCCGCGTCCGGCGGCCGGGCGCAGATCACCGACCTGCTGGCCTGGCTCGCAGACCCGGCCGACCGTACCCCGATCGACCTGCTGCGCGACAAGGGAATGCACGCGCTCGCCGAACAGCTGCAAGGCACGGTCCGCGGCGCGGTGGAGACCCGGGACGGCATCTACGAGACCGCCCGCCAGTGCGTGTCCTGCCTCCTCGACCCCGAGATCCTGGCCTGGGTGACCCCCGATCCGGACCTTCCAGAGTTCCGCCCGCACGACCACGTCCTCACCCGTGACACCCTCTACCTGCTGTCCAAGGACGGCGGCGGCTCCGCCGCCGGTGTCATCGCCGGACTGGCCGACGGCACGATGCGGGCGGGAGTGATGGCTGCCGAACGCATGGGCGGACGTCTCGACCCGCCGATGACCGCCGTCCTCGACGAAGCGGCCAACGTCTGCCGTATCTCCGACCTGCCCGACCTCTACAGCCACCTGGGATCCCGCGGGATCAACGTCGTGACGCTCCTGCAGAGTTACCGGCAGGGCAGCCGCGTATGGGGCGAGGCCGGAATGGACGCCCTGTGGAGCGCCGCGACGATCAAGCTCCTCGGCGCCGGTCTCGACGACGCGGACTTCGTCGACAAAGTCTCCAAACTCGTCGGCCAGCACGAGGTGAGCACCCTCAGCACCTCGCGCAGCAAAGACGGCACCTCCCGGTCGGTCTCCTACCGCCTCGACCCCATCCTGCCGCCGGACCGTATCCGCGCCCTGCCCAAGGGGACCGCGCTGCTCCTGGCCACGGGGGTCAAACCGGCCCTGATCCGGTTGCGGCCCTGGTACAAGGAGCCTGGTGCGGGCGCCATCTCAGCCGCGGCAGCCGCGGAGGCCGAAGCGATCACCCGGCGGGCCGCACTGAAGTGGGCGGGCCATGGCATCGAGCACTGA
- a CDS encoding DUF418 domain-containing protein: MKAAHRPAASGIGVSAGGPPRIPQIDALKGFALLGICVVNAPVLAGAWDLTSGPGTTAADRAVAWLVTALFTTKFYLIFSFLFGYSFVLQEAAADRDRIRFARRHWRRFLGLFLIGLAHAALLYPGDILMTYAVLSVALFAARRLGARTALRTAALLVVFLTAVFLTVGVTVLWLDDPGRVTESTAATAGRGAAYRGGPLSVVHANITAYRETLGSAIVYAVHLLAAALAGLAAGRRGLLKAPGASRARTSAVHRRLLVTGLLVGLPGGVLTAMCTHGPLDDRFYYLGQAVDILTAPALAAAYAAALLLILRGRHGRRIARTLAPAGRMSLSNYLLQSGVLAFVFTGYGFGLYGTVGPAVLTGACVALWAVQLALSARLMAFTRYGPAELLLRRLTLGRTVLRAARATGRPTYPDTDGEVRRARAPCRGDGMAEGFRVG; the protein is encoded by the coding sequence GTGAAGGCGGCGCACCGGCCTGCGGCTTCGGGCATCGGTGTGTCGGCCGGCGGCCCGCCCCGGATACCGCAGATCGACGCCTTGAAGGGGTTCGCCCTGCTCGGCATCTGCGTGGTCAACGCCCCTGTTCTGGCCGGAGCCTGGGACCTGACATCCGGCCCGGGTACGACAGCCGCCGACCGCGCCGTCGCATGGCTGGTGACAGCCCTGTTCACGACCAAGTTCTATCTGATCTTCTCGTTTCTGTTCGGCTACAGCTTCGTCCTCCAGGAAGCGGCGGCCGACCGGGATAGGATCCGCTTCGCCCGCCGCCACTGGCGCCGCTTCCTGGGTCTGTTCCTGATCGGCCTCGCCCACGCCGCGCTGCTGTACCCGGGCGACATCCTGATGACGTACGCGGTCCTCAGCGTGGCGCTGTTTGCCGCACGCAGGCTGGGAGCGCGGACAGCCTTGCGCACGGCGGCCCTGCTGGTCGTCTTTTTGACGGCCGTCTTCCTCACCGTCGGCGTGACGGTTCTATGGCTGGACGATCCCGGGCGCGTCACGGAGTCGACGGCCGCAACCGCCGGACGCGGCGCGGCGTACCGGGGCGGTCCCCTCTCTGTCGTCCACGCCAACATCACGGCCTACCGCGAGACACTCGGCAGTGCGATTGTCTACGCGGTGCACCTCCTCGCGGCCGCCCTTGCAGGCCTCGCCGCAGGCCGCCGAGGTCTGCTCAAGGCGCCCGGCGCATCCCGCGCCCGGACATCGGCCGTCCACAGACGTCTGCTGGTGACCGGTCTGCTGGTCGGCCTGCCGGGCGGCGTCCTCACCGCCATGTGCACCCACGGCCCGCTCGACGACCGCTTCTACTACCTCGGCCAGGCCGTGGACATCCTCACGGCACCCGCGCTCGCCGCCGCCTACGCGGCCGCGCTGCTGCTCATCCTGCGCGGCAGGCACGGCCGGCGGATTGCCAGGACATTGGCCCCGGCCGGCCGCATGTCGCTGTCGAACTACCTCCTGCAGTCGGGCGTCCTGGCGTTCGTCTTCACCGGCTACGGCTTCGGGCTCTACGGCACGGTCGGCCCGGCCGTGCTGACGGGCGCCTGCGTGGCACTGTGGGCCGTCCAGCTGGCTCTCTCCGCGCGGCTCATGGCCTTCACCCGCTACGGTCCCGCCGAACTGCTGCTGCGCCGGCTGACGCTCGGCCGAACCGTCCTGCGAGCGGCCAGGGCCACCGGCCGGCCCACCTACCCGGACACAGACGGAGAAGTGCGAAGGGCCCGAGCTCCGTGCCGTGGCGACGGGATGGCTGAAGGATTTCGCGTCGGGTGA
- a CDS encoding glycosyltransferase family 4 protein, translating to MKISFLLHNAYGIGGTITTTFNLARALADRHDVEIISALRHRERPNLTLDPRVGLRPLVDLRHEKDNPRHLTPAEIFPSSEYRYRQYSALTDERIGEALASLDADVVVGTRPGLNVHLALQAPSRTVRIGQEHLTLGNHSPRLRNALRRVYPRLDAITPVTEADACAYRRRMRLPGVRIQALPNSVPDPVLPPSESRERVIMAAGRLVPVKRFDLLIDAFAAVAAERPDWTLRIYGKGEESQRLRGLIDRLGLYNHVFLMGAVTPMEAEWVKGSIGVATSNFEPFGMTIVEAMRCGLPVVSTDCAYGPGEIITPGEDGRLVPVGDRDALAQALLDLVRDDELRRRMGHAARENSRRYAPAPVVTQAEQLFEELLAARSDGRPPTGRTGHALVSAGHALKDTMLVAASNVVRTAREARR from the coding sequence ATGAAAATCTCGTTTCTCCTACACAACGCCTACGGAATAGGAGGAACCATAACCACCACGTTCAACCTGGCCCGAGCGCTGGCAGACCGGCACGACGTCGAGATCATCTCCGCTCTCCGGCACCGGGAACGACCGAACCTGACACTCGACCCGCGCGTGGGTCTTCGGCCCCTGGTGGATCTGCGCCATGAGAAGGACAACCCCCGGCACCTGACACCGGCCGAGATTTTCCCCTCGTCCGAGTACCGCTACCGGCAGTACAGCGCCCTCACCGACGAACGCATCGGCGAAGCACTGGCGTCACTCGACGCCGACGTCGTCGTGGGCACTCGCCCGGGTCTCAACGTCCACCTGGCCCTTCAGGCACCCTCCCGGACGGTGCGCATCGGACAGGAGCACCTCACACTCGGCAACCATTCGCCACGGCTCCGCAACGCGCTGCGGCGGGTATACCCGCGCCTGGACGCGATCACCCCCGTCACAGAGGCCGACGCCTGCGCCTACCGGCGCAGGATGCGGCTGCCGGGCGTACGGATACAGGCACTGCCCAACAGCGTCCCCGACCCGGTACTCCCACCCTCGGAGAGCCGCGAACGCGTGATCATGGCCGCCGGCCGGCTGGTGCCGGTGAAACGGTTCGACCTGCTCATCGATGCGTTCGCCGCAGTCGCGGCCGAGCGTCCCGACTGGACGCTGCGCATCTACGGCAAGGGCGAGGAGTCGCAGCGGCTGCGCGGGCTCATCGACCGGCTGGGGCTGTACAACCACGTCTTCCTGATGGGTGCGGTGACCCCGATGGAAGCCGAATGGGTCAAGGGCTCGATCGGGGTGGCGACGTCCAACTTCGAGCCGTTCGGCATGACCATCGTGGAGGCCATGCGCTGCGGTCTGCCCGTCGTCAGCACCGACTGCGCGTACGGCCCCGGCGAAATCATCACCCCCGGCGAAGACGGCCGACTGGTGCCCGTCGGAGACCGGGACGCCCTGGCTCAGGCCCTGCTGGACCTCGTACGCGACGACGAACTGCGCCGCAGAATGGGGCATGCGGCACGGGAGAACTCCCGGCGTTACGCCCCCGCACCCGTCGTGACCCAGGCGGAGCAGCTGTTCGAGGAACTGCTGGCGGCCCGCAGTGATGGCCGTCCGCCGACAGGCAGGACGGGCCACGCCTTGGTGAGTGCCGGTCACGCGCTCAAGGACACCATGCTTGTCGCCGCCAGCAACGTCGTGCGAACCGCACGGGAGGCACGGCGATGA
- a CDS encoding DUF4913 domain-containing protein translates to MWVHGLLLPVYGREVSSMAPWCTRWWEHLEVVAQLYGLWMAWQELTGSKAPLTGPAAWHRDYLMPVMASLRDPSGPFAGCKPGQHRAKEPPPTGQP, encoded by the coding sequence ATGTGGGTCCATGGACTGCTGCTTCCGGTCTACGGCAGGGAAGTCTCGTCCATGGCTCCCTGGTGCACTCGCTGGTGGGAGCACCTGGAAGTCGTCGCACAGCTCTACGGCCTGTGGATGGCCTGGCAGGAACTGACCGGGAGCAAAGCGCCGCTGACCGGCCCGGCCGCCTGGCACCGGGACTACCTCATGCCCGTGATGGCCTCCCTGCGCGACCCGTCCGGTCCCTTCGCGGGCTGCAAGCCCGGACAGCACCGGGCGAAGGAACCGCCCCCGACCGGCCAACCGTGA
- a CDS encoding ATP/GTP-binding protein has protein sequence MKNTGGSTGRPVGGRQPLPGARGWPGPGGGEIGHLDPPTMWRATTVQACGLWPFAAGSGSPMTGVPLGQHIGTGATVCGDPISWFTRARYISNPSLFMLGMPGLGKSTLVNRMLIGLAATGVVPLVLGDLKPDYADTVRALGGQVISIGRGVGGINILDPGAMGSAAVRLGGSAGQALAAETHGRVLNMVAALISVVRSRPMDDHEQSVLTAALHHLRERTPEGRAPLLPDLLAVLQEGPDRVRAVTLDRGDDARYRTAVDPLHRSLLGILDGPLGDTFASPTSTRIDPAAPAVCIDISRIGESDTQLTAAAMLAAWSDGLGTVAAAHALADAGLAPRRWYFTVLDELWRPLRAASGIVDRIDALTRLNRSLGLGDAKITHTLKDAEALGSESDRAKARGFVERAGMVICAGLPRTEMEELGRVVGLSEREIDLVSSWSSPPGWAVTGGHDEPPGRGRFLIKVGGRPGIPIKVAITDTERDLHNTNSRWAAGDRAASTRHTPGQAT, from the coding sequence GTGAAGAACACCGGAGGCAGCACAGGGCGACCGGTCGGCGGCCGACAGCCCTTGCCCGGGGCCCGCGGCTGGCCGGGCCCCGGCGGCGGAGAGATCGGCCACCTCGATCCGCCGACGATGTGGCGTGCCACGACCGTCCAGGCGTGCGGACTGTGGCCGTTCGCCGCCGGTTCGGGCTCCCCCATGACGGGAGTACCTCTCGGACAGCACATCGGCACGGGCGCCACCGTGTGCGGTGACCCCATCTCCTGGTTCACCCGAGCCCGCTACATCTCCAACCCCTCACTGTTCATGCTCGGCATGCCGGGCCTGGGCAAGTCCACCCTCGTCAACCGCATGCTCATAGGCCTGGCCGCCACGGGCGTGGTGCCCCTCGTCCTCGGCGACCTCAAACCCGACTACGCCGACACCGTGCGTGCCCTGGGCGGACAGGTCATCTCCATCGGGCGCGGAGTCGGCGGCATCAACATCCTCGACCCCGGCGCCATGGGCTCGGCCGCCGTGCGCCTTGGCGGCTCCGCCGGGCAGGCCCTGGCCGCCGAGACGCACGGCCGGGTCCTCAACATGGTCGCCGCCCTCATCTCCGTGGTCCGCAGCCGACCGATGGACGACCACGAGCAGTCCGTACTCACGGCCGCCCTGCACCATTTGAGGGAACGCACACCGGAGGGCAGGGCGCCCCTGCTGCCGGACCTGCTCGCCGTGCTCCAGGAAGGACCGGACCGGGTCCGTGCCGTCACCCTGGACCGCGGCGACGACGCCCGCTACCGCACCGCGGTCGACCCCTTGCACCGGTCCTTGCTCGGCATCCTGGACGGACCGCTCGGTGACACCTTCGCCTCGCCGACCTCCACCCGCATCGACCCGGCTGCCCCCGCCGTGTGCATCGACATCTCCCGCATCGGAGAGTCCGACACCCAACTGACCGCCGCGGCCATGCTGGCGGCATGGTCCGACGGTTTGGGCACCGTCGCGGCCGCACACGCCCTCGCCGACGCCGGACTCGCCCCGCGGCGCTGGTACTTCACCGTGCTCGACGAACTGTGGCGACCGCTGCGCGCCGCTTCCGGCATCGTCGACCGCATCGACGCCCTGACCCGCCTCAACCGATCCCTCGGGCTCGGCGACGCGAAGATCACCCACACCCTGAAGGACGCCGAAGCTCTGGGCAGCGAGTCCGACCGGGCCAAGGCCCGAGGCTTCGTCGAACGCGCAGGCATGGTCATCTGCGCCGGTCTTCCCCGCACCGAGATGGAGGAACTGGGCCGCGTGGTCGGTCTCTCCGAACGGGAGATCGACCTGGTCTCCTCCTGGTCCTCCCCGCCCGGCTGGGCCGTCACCGGAGGGCACGACGAGCCACCGGGGCGCGGCCGCTTCCTCATCAAGGTCGGCGGCCGTCCCGGCATCCCCATCAAAGTTGCCATCACCGACACCGAACGCGACCTGCACAACACCAACAGCCGCTGGGCGGCCGGAGACAGGGCCGCCTCGACCCGCCACACGCCGGGACAGGCGACATGA
- a CDS encoding peptidase inhibitor family I36 protein → MTRIFKLISAVAVASVCLILSACGSREGSHDVKSSTRAATDSTGITTKDGSTTSGEPVDTIVICTDSTLFGECSVAPTIIEDLAAYKGGIFNDSISSVINSQTQFQICFYRDPNFRGPSFAVGPGVEVDDVNDFDPRLVAENFNDKVSSFRIFQNRSCIEQAQP, encoded by the coding sequence ATGACTCGCATATTCAAGCTCATTTCTGCGGTCGCTGTCGCTTCCGTCTGCCTGATCTTGTCGGCATGCGGAAGCAGAGAAGGGAGCCATGACGTCAAGAGCAGCACCCGTGCCGCCACTGACTCCACCGGCATCACTACAAAAGATGGCTCCACGACTTCGGGAGAACCCGTTGACACCATTGTCATTTGCACTGACAGCACTCTCTTTGGAGAATGCTCGGTGGCGCCCACGATCATCGAGGATCTGGCCGCATACAAGGGAGGGATTTTTAACGACAGCATTTCGTCCGTCATCAACAGTCAGACACAGTTTCAAATATGTTTCTACAGGGACCCCAATTTCAGAGGCCCCAGTTTCGCGGTCGGTCCTGGAGTCGAGGTTGATGACGTGAATGACTTCGACCCCAGGCTCGTCGCAGAGAACTTCAACGACAAGGTTTCATCCTTCAGAATTTTTCAGAACAGGTCGTGCATTGAGCAGGCGCAGCCGTGA
- a CDS encoding sigma-70 family RNA polymerase sigma factor, with amino-acid sequence MSWTFMGSDGSSTPAAEQDRADHQKQVLALHAYVSRLLRGDPVQAEDIVQETLLRCWRTYGCTGNAVLRPWLFRVARNLVIDGYRSSRTRPQEVDGALWMELGAAELDASEEVLTAMVVRDGLATLSAAHRQALFEVYFRGLTLEEAAHVLGVPKGTLKSRVHYGLQALQKVLNYACV; translated from the coding sequence ATGAGTTGGACGTTCATGGGGTCCGACGGATCATCAACGCCGGCCGCCGAGCAAGACCGTGCGGACCACCAGAAGCAGGTGCTCGCTCTGCACGCGTACGTGAGCCGCCTCCTGAGGGGGGACCCTGTCCAGGCCGAGGACATCGTGCAGGAGACTCTGTTGCGATGCTGGCGCACCTACGGCTGCACTGGGAACGCCGTACTGCGTCCATGGCTGTTCCGGGTCGCAAGGAACCTGGTGATCGACGGGTACCGGAGTAGCAGGACCCGGCCGCAGGAAGTCGACGGGGCTCTGTGGATGGAACTTGGGGCGGCCGAACTGGACGCGAGCGAAGAGGTGCTGACCGCGATGGTCGTACGGGACGGGCTGGCCACCTTGTCCGCCGCACACCGCCAGGCGCTGTTCGAGGTGTACTTCCGCGGTCTCACCCTGGAGGAGGCCGCGCACGTGCTGGGTGTGCCGAAGGGCACACTGAAGTCGCGCGTCCACTACGGGCTCCAGGCGCTGCAGAAGGTCCTGAACTACGCTTGCGTGTGA
- a CDS encoding SCO6880 family protein gives MSTEAVVHPTYGNWRRPRRPGLGPLGLIGTFGVFAGLVLTLFVSLISLVAALFVIFPLAFLIAPLMVRTQDGRNLYQLLALRVGWLRRRAKGAHTYVSGPLSQRPGGRFSPPGLLSRITMSEGRDAYDRPFGVLHHPGRNTYTIVLGCEPDGGSLVDPDQTDVWVAAWGQWLARLSQEPQLRGASVVIETAPDSGTRLANEVLPRIREDAPTAAQAVMREVVERYPSASSEMHTYIALTYGVPQGQRREQSEIITELAIRIPGLLGGLVGAGAGSAAPLSAEQIAETVRVAYDPAVAGDILSARAQHGGTGVVWEDSGPAAAVETVSSYQHDSGVSRTWLLTLAPRGTVRSNVLRGLLEASPGTRRKRVALLYRPIDPATSARIVEADRRAAQFMATSGKGMVQARAASEMHAAEQTAAEEAAGAGLVEFSLMVTVTVDSQEQLADAAGTVRNLQAAARLSLRPADRMQAAAFTCALPVGVLPWEHTLIPQALQEAL, from the coding sequence ATGTCGACAGAAGCGGTCGTGCATCCGACCTACGGGAACTGGCGCCGTCCCCGGCGTCCCGGGCTCGGCCCTCTCGGGCTGATCGGTACGTTCGGTGTGTTCGCCGGCCTGGTCCTCACCCTGTTCGTGTCCCTGATCTCCCTGGTGGCGGCCCTGTTCGTCATCTTCCCCCTGGCCTTCCTCATCGCCCCGCTCATGGTGCGCACCCAGGACGGCCGCAACCTCTACCAACTGCTCGCCTTGCGAGTCGGCTGGCTGCGGCGCCGCGCCAAGGGCGCTCACACCTACGTCAGCGGCCCGCTGTCGCAGCGGCCCGGCGGCCGGTTCAGCCCGCCCGGACTCCTCAGCCGCATCACCATGAGCGAGGGCCGCGACGCCTACGATCGCCCCTTCGGCGTGCTGCACCATCCGGGCCGCAACACCTACACCATCGTGCTCGGCTGCGAACCCGACGGCGGGTCGCTCGTGGACCCCGATCAGACGGACGTATGGGTCGCGGCCTGGGGACAATGGCTGGCCCGGCTGTCGCAAGAACCCCAGCTGCGGGGCGCCTCCGTCGTCATCGAGACAGCACCCGACTCCGGCACCCGCCTGGCCAACGAGGTCCTGCCGAGGATCAGGGAAGACGCGCCGACCGCGGCCCAGGCCGTGATGAGAGAGGTCGTCGAGCGCTATCCCTCCGCCTCCTCCGAGATGCACACCTACATCGCTCTCACCTACGGCGTACCCCAGGGGCAGAGGCGCGAACAGAGCGAGATCATCACCGAACTCGCCATCCGCATCCCCGGCCTCCTCGGCGGCCTCGTGGGCGCAGGCGCAGGATCAGCCGCACCGCTGTCGGCCGAGCAGATCGCAGAAACGGTGCGCGTCGCCTACGACCCCGCCGTCGCCGGCGACATCCTCAGCGCCCGAGCCCAGCACGGCGGCACCGGCGTCGTCTGGGAGGACTCAGGACCCGCCGCCGCAGTCGAGACCGTCAGCTCCTACCAGCACGACTCGGGCGTCTCGCGCACCTGGCTGCTCACCCTCGCACCTCGCGGCACCGTACGGTCCAACGTGCTGCGCGGCCTGCTGGAGGCATCCCCCGGCACCCGCCGCAAGCGGGTCGCCCTGCTCTACCGGCCCATCGACCCGGCCACCTCCGCACGGATCGTGGAAGCCGACCGGCGAGCGGCCCAGTTCATGGCCACCTCGGGCAAAGGCATGGTCCAGGCGCGCGCCGCCTCCGAGATGCACGCGGCCGAGCAGACCGCCGCCGAGGAGGCAGCCGGCGCAGGACTCGTGGAGTTCTCCCTCATGGTCACCGTGACGGTCGACTCCCAGGAACAACTGGCCGACGCCGCCGGAACCGTACGCAACCTCCAGGCCGCCGCCCGCCTTTCGCTGCGCCCGGCCGACCGCATGCAGGCCGCGGCCTTCACCTGCGCGCTCCCCGTGGGTGTCCTGCCCTGGGAGCACACCCTCATCCCGCAAGCACTCCAGGAGGCGCTGTGA